DNA sequence from the Lycium barbarum isolate Lr01 chromosome 5, ASM1917538v2, whole genome shotgun sequence genome:
gcgtTTTCAAACCTTTTCTTGATCGTTTCATAATTttctttattgatgatattctggtgtaatCAAAGAGCCGtgaggaacatgcagatcacttaagAATAACCTTAACAACGCTTGAGGAGAataagctttatgcaaaattttctaagtatgaGTTCTGGCTTAACTCTGTGGCTTTCTTAGGCCACGTGATATCTAGCGAAGGTATTAAGGTTGACCCTCATAAAATTTCGACAGTCAAAGACTGGCCGAGACCCACGAGTACGACGGAtattcgtagctttttgggcttgaCAAGTTATTACCGGAAGTTCGTGGAAGGTTTCTCATTGATAGCCTCACCATTTAAGAAACTAActcagaagactgctaagtttcaatggtctgaagcttgtgaaaagagctTTCAAGAGCTAAAGGCGagattgacttcggctcctattttgaatTTACCTTCAGGGTCTGGTGGCtatgtagtttattgtgatacttctaAGATTGGTtttggttgtgtgttgatgcagaatggtaaggtgatcgcctATGCCTcgcgacagttgaagaagcatgagaagaattatccaactcgtGATTTGGAATTGGCTGCTGTGGTTTTTGCTTTAAAGATTTGGCGTCGTTACTTGTATGGCGAGCATTGTGATGTCTTTATTGATCACAAGAGCTTTCAATAGATCTTCAAGCAgtgagagttgaatctcagacagagaaagtggttagagttattgaaagattacaaCTTGAACATCTTGTATCACCCTGGTTAAgcgaatgttgttgttgatgcttTGAGCCAAAAATCTATGATAACGTTAGCATATTTTCTTGCTCAGGATATGCCGATGGGCAGGAAAATttgaagacttgctagtcttggggtccGACTCAGTGAAACTGAaaatggagagttagtgggaattaCGCAAGCGCGATCCGATATTGTGGAAAGAATTAAGTCCAAGCAATATGAAGATGGACTTCTAGTGAAGCTGCGAGAAGGAGTGGAGAAAGGTGAGTACACGTCATTCACCGTTGGTGCAGATGACGACGTTCTGCAATTGTAAGGGCgcttatgtgtccctgatgttgaTGGCTTCCGGCAAGAATTGATGGTGGGAGCGCATAGTTATAAGTATTCTGTGCATtcgggatccaccaagatgtataaggatttgaaacaacactattggtggaagagcataaAGGTAGATATCTCTAACTTTGTCGCTAAATGTTTGAACTGTCAGTAGGTGAAGGTCGAACACCAAAGGCCTGGTGGATTGGCTCAAAACATTGAGATTCCCCAATGaaagtgggagatgattaatatggactttgtcGTGGATTTACCTCGCACAAAGACCATgttcgattctatttgggtgatcatggatagactcaccaagtcatcTCATTTCCTTCCTATGGCGACAACGGATACTGCGCCACattacgccaagttatatttgaaagaGATTGTCTGATTACATGGGATTCCGACatctatcatatctgacagaggtacttCATTCACTACTCATTTCTGAAAGTCgctccaagaaggtttagggacttgAGTGAACTTGAGCACTGCTTTTCTTCCTCAAATGGACGGGCAGGTAGAGAGAACTATACAAACTCTAGAAGACAATTTGCGAGCTTGTGCAATTGATTtgggaggtaattgggatgaacatttacctcttttggaattcgcgtacaacaatagttatcaagaaattatccagatggctccatatgaagcacTTTATGGGTGGTGTTGTAGATCTCCAATTTTGTGGTATGAACCTAATGAAGTAGAAGTATTGGGTTCTGACTCAGTTCACGAAGCAATAGAGAAGGTGAACCTCATTGTGCAACAactcaagacagctcagagtaaacaaaagtcttatacggacatgaggcgtCGTGAGCTAGAGTTTTATGTTGGTGacaaggtattcttgaaagtgtcaccgatgaagggagtaatgtgGATTAGtagaaagggcaagcttagtcctcgtttcattggtccttatgagattgtcAGGAGAATTGAGAGGGTGGCTTATGAGTCGAAGTTACCCTCTGAGATGGCGATTATGCATcctgtgtttcacatttcgatgttgaggttgtataaacCTGATCCTTCTTATGTCTTGActcatgaagagattgaaatcaATGAAgggttgtcttatgaagaagaatcGGTGCAGATCATGGATCGACAAGTTAGGAAGTTGAGAacaaaagatgtagcttcagttaaagtcctgtggTGAAATCATAATACCAAAGAAgcgacttgggaagcggaggaggacatgaagaagagataccctCACTTGTCCCTATTCCAGGTATGTGTTGAATCTTCTGGTTGTCGAATGCTTGTGATGGTTTAGGCTAAAAGTGTAAATCCCTCATTTTATGCATATAGGCTAGTTTGGGGTAGTTGTAAGGAGTCCTCATGAGGACCATATGGTTATTGTTAGATTATTAATTGAGTTTGATTGAGACAGCTTGAGGCTTAGCGAATATCTTAGGTTATGACTTTCATTCAGGGCCGAGTGATCCTGAggaggggataatgtaacactccgtaaacccgagttaggtgtgaatgtattaaatgagaagtaatgaGACATTTTAGGCATATGAGGTCCTATCAATATgattttgggtggaaatagttgatttaagatcaagaccaAGTAGTGAAGTTCTTAACAGTTCTTAAACTCGTCTAAGTTTTTATTAATCTGGATTGTAGGCCAATTTTGTGAAACTACGTtgaaaatttgggaaaacttcctctaATATAatttgtagatctttgaaatacctttccaatgctATAAAGTGGATCTTAAACAGAGTTTTGAGTAAAatgttatgaccattttaccgaatCATATCTGGGATACCGGCTGAGATGCGACCGCAAACTCAGAATGCGACGCCGCAGACTCAAGATGCGACGTTGCCTATAGGTCGCATTTTGAATAAATTTTGAAAGTTTTTGGAGTGAATTTTCATCCCTTATGAGGCCCGTATGCGGCCACAAACTCGAGATATGACCGCAAACTCACCTTAGGATACTCAAGCGGGAAAATTTTGTATAAGAacgtaattttcttgaaatttccaaaccCACTTCATTCTTGGCCGACTTTTTGAGGATAAAAGACCCTAAAACTTCTCCAAATCTTACAAGGTGAGTTCCTAATCATCTTATGATTAAACTATATCAAAATAACaagaattaacactagttcatcttccaaaaacccaagattcttgaaacccaagaaaaagaaaaagaaaggaacgTTGGAGactttgagattccttcaaaaaggtatgatccttgatttttctgatgttattgaaagggtttagactagtgtaggttatcTGTGGGATTAGAGTCCATGAATGATTCaggaagtgttcaagaacacattctagacatgaaaaccctGGTTTTTCTATAGAGGGGTATATGAGTAGAGTTAGATTAAAGCTCTAATTACGTGTGAGCAGGATTTaaggtatgtctatatttcaaaaatcatcttttcaagtatgtctacttttgaagtacGTTTATTATGTGAACGCAagatttgtatttgagaatccttccttgattgtttgtataagttaaaACCCTAGTTTGGTGGTTGTTCGTCGTTGAACTGGTTTTCGAACTAAAAGATGATAATTGATCAAGGTCATGCacgtgtagggtcaagcccgcatcgaaccttaaaTGAATGAAACTCTTCGAATGAACACATTTTGCCCGTTATGGGATGATTGAACTTTATTTCTAAAAGATTGAAGTTTCaaatgtgttgtgaaattgaATAGATTATTTGCACACGATTTCTAAATGGAATGTGACATGAAATACCTCTATTGTGAGAAGTGAATTCGGTTATAAGTCATGATTGATGATTCAGTTATATGCCATGATTGtacttgtttgtgtttgggcctatatgagcaagctgtgctagtcccgAGGACGTTTAGCCGTTATGAATCCTAACATATCGATACGattattgctgtgtcagtccagaggacgattgaccacCGAGGCGTGTAGCCAGTGCATctgttgttgtgctagtccagaggacgattagcctccgtggtttcctagcccggagtatcgattgattgattttcctgtgagtggcttgtttcgtatttTGGTTGCGTATGAGTGCTTTGTTTCGTATCTCTGTTGCCTGGGAGTGGCTTGTGGAAACCTTGAGTTCGTAAATGAAACATGTAATGATGTGAACGGTAACATAAGTGGAACTTGATATATTCCTGTATGTTGACTCTTACTGGTGATTTCCCTAGTTTACTGGCTTACTTATTCTTTAGAGTTCGAACTGTTTCTTTTGATATCGTTTTATTGATTTTACTACCTTACTTTGGTTttattaactattgccccttagacattcactgagtacccagtactcaggcattcCATTGCTGTTTTTATTGTGTGTCAGGTAACGTAGAAGAGCacgttcgtgatacgcctacgacttaggagaacttgctgctttcgagaccatttggtgagcccacatgatttttcgtagggcaccattctatctttacttttcatattttagtgtccgggctgcgtcccgatgagttagacatttattcattatcttagaagctccatagatagtttccagattgtgggtagtgtgttggagtctCGTGTGACTCGTTAAGGCGTTTTTCCATGTTTATTAACTGAGTATTTGATTTGACTTCCGCTGAATTTTCTCTAAGAGTGGTTATGCTTTCATTTAATTATAAATGACTTTTTTCATATTTGTTAAGATAGTTGTTTAACAGAAAATATTAGTTGTTCGTTGTTTACAATAAGGTGCTTCcagtgttgttcatagcatcggatgcctgttacgtccAGGGTCAGGTTTGGGGCATGACAGTGCCATTAGGGCCCACCAGGAGCAAATTTTTCTTGTACCATACTAGAGCTATGGGACATGACATAGAAGAATGTTACGCGTTCAAGCTCGAGCTCAAGCACGAGATCAGTACAGGAGAGATTTTGGTCACCCGACCACCACAGCACTAAGAAGAAAGGACAGATAAGAGAGCGAGTTTGTAAGGACAGCAACTGGAAGAGctatatttttgggtagatattaggtgtcccccACTTTTTCATATAAAAAGTTACCCCTCCCCCATAATATTGTAAGGAACCGCGCC
Encoded proteins:
- the LOC132639587 gene encoding uncharacterized protein LOC132639587, yielding MAPYEALYGWCCRSPILWYEPNEVEVLGSDSVHEAIEKVNLIVQQLKTAQSKQKSYTDMRRRELEFYVGDKVFLKVSPMKGVMWISRKGKLSPRFIGPYEIVRRIERVAYESKLPSEMAIMHPVFHISMLRLYKPDPSYVLTHEEIEINEGLSYEEESVQIMDRQVRKLRTKDVASVKVLW